The stretch of DNA CAATCTCCTTTGCTGGAAGTTAAGAAACCGGAAGTAAGCAAAATCGACCAGCGAATCGGCGACTATCTTTGCGAGTTGGTTGATGACGGTTCAACCATCCAACTTGGCTTGGGTTCGGTGGCCAATGCAGCAGCCCAGTGTTTGAGTGTTAAAAAAGGGTTGGGTGTCCATTCTCATTTCATTACTGATGTCATTGTTGATCTGGTGGATTGCGGCGCTGTCACAAACCGGCGGAAAAATATTCATCAGGGTAAAATTATTTGCAGTTCAGCGGTAGGAACCAAGCGCCTGTATCAGTTTATGAACAACAACCCGCTGTTTGAAATGCATTCTGTTTCCTATACAAACGACCCCATGATTATTGCCAAAAACAACAATATGGTAGCCATTAACTCAGTGGATGAAATAGATTTATTAGGGCAGTGTGCCTCCGAACCGGTTGGTCCCAAGCTGTATTCCGGCACCGGCGAACAGGTTGACTTTGCCCGGGGCGCCATGAATTCCATTAACGGCAAAAGTATTGTAGTGCTGCATTCAACCCATAAAGGCAGGACAAAAATTGTTCCCATGCTGGAAAGCGGTTCTGTGGTCAGCTTAAGTAAAAACGATGTTGACTATGTTGTAACCGAATACGGTTTTGCTAAATTAAGGGGCAAAACTTACCGCCAACGGGCTGAAGCCCTTATTGCCATTGCTCACCCGGATCACCGTGACGGCTTGGCAGAAGCAGCCAAAAAGTTCGGTTTAACCAGATAAGCCGTGGTAATGTCACCACGGCTTTACCTTTGGCAAATTTCCCTGAGCAGCCTTGCCCGCCGCTCC from Desulforamulus hydrothermalis Lam5 = DSM 18033 encodes:
- a CDS encoding acetyl-CoA hydrolase/transferase family protein encodes the protein MVWFKAGPLFEDSEKLMSMYREKCVTAEEAVAVISSGDNIVVPPGAAEPEILMEALANRRGELKDVRIHQMLPLREASYLKPGMERHFRHVSWLTSSVVKRGVKEGRAGVMPGYLYEYPRFIREMEVDVFMGTVSPMDEHGYFSFGVSVDYTIAAAGCAKKVILLVNPNMPRTMGYSFIHISQADLIVEDQSPLLEVKKPEVSKIDQRIGDYLCELVDDGSTIQLGLGSVANAAAQCLSVKKGLGVHSHFITDVIVDLVDCGAVTNRRKNIHQGKIICSSAVGTKRLYQFMNNNPLFEMHSVSYTNDPMIIAKNNNMVAINSVDEIDLLGQCASEPVGPKLYSGTGEQVDFARGAMNSINGKSIVVLHSTHKGRTKIVPMLESGSVVSLSKNDVDYVVTEYGFAKLRGKTYRQRAEALIAIAHPDHRDGLAEAAKKFGLTR